One region of Chitinophagaceae bacterium genomic DNA includes:
- a CDS encoding T9SS C-terminal target domain-containing protein, translated as MKLLKFTYFFVFLLLLTFTTSKLSAQCTAQQPPELSGDTICGSGSVTLEVQGSEVSWFDMETGGNLLDTGNIFVTPVLTETTSYFVTLGGSEETDLETPALFGSTFPGNMIEIVALENVEILSFEVYLTTSTNYEIYYKQGSFQGFEQTPSAWTLVGSAFVTANPQDILTPVPIDVNVSIPAGDNYSFYLTSTSGNVQRYTSGTGLGNIHVQDDNIQLLEATGNQYPFTNPLSPRRWSGKINYIQNCQTDPVEAEIIVSPFPETNITSADTTVCGGIVFQAGSDKDVVIWNDQITDSLFEVNTSQLVTVLAENVYGCISRDTIDVTVNPVPVVDLGADIEICGGPVFVDAANEGADFMWSDGSNSQILEATESNVYTVVVTNEFNCSATDSINLLIKEKPELTVNQPEESFCDDDPVFNLNQLVTPIGGIYQGFGVTSNNFNPSFTGPGEYQVIYTVQSLTNDCFSRDTIRIVVDNCTFIGEADFSESELKIYPNPASDYFIIEENSGESIKNIYISDIKGRVIESFALNNYFTEHTIQVNHLAPGEYFVITESSGKLQVSKLIIRR; from the coding sequence ATGAAACTGCTAAAATTTACTTATTTTTTTGTTTTTCTGCTTTTATTGACGTTTACAACAAGCAAACTGAGTGCTCAATGTACTGCTCAGCAGCCACCTGAATTATCCGGTGATACGATTTGTGGCTCCGGAAGTGTAACTTTGGAAGTACAAGGTTCTGAAGTTAGCTGGTTTGATATGGAAACAGGAGGCAATTTATTAGACACCGGAAATATATTTGTAACACCGGTTTTAACAGAGACCACATCTTATTTTGTTACATTAGGAGGTAGTGAAGAAACAGATCTAGAAACTCCGGCTTTATTTGGATCAACTTTTCCCGGTAATATGATTGAAATTGTCGCTCTGGAAAACGTTGAAATTTTAAGCTTTGAAGTTTATTTAACTACAAGTACCAACTACGAAATTTATTACAAGCAAGGAAGTTTTCAGGGATTTGAACAAACTCCATCTGCCTGGACTTTAGTCGGATCTGCATTTGTTACGGCAAACCCACAAGATATTTTAACGCCTGTACCTATTGATGTAAATGTATCTATTCCTGCCGGTGATAATTACTCATTTTATTTGACTTCTACATCCGGTAATGTTCAGCGTTATACTAGTGGAACCGGTCTTGGAAATATACATGTACAGGATGATAATATACAATTATTAGAAGCAACCGGTAATCAGTATCCATTTACAAATCCCCTTTCTCCCCGCAGATGGAGTGGCAAAATTAATTACATACAAAACTGTCAAACAGATCCGGTAGAAGCGGAAATAATTGTTAGCCCTTTTCCTGAAACGAATATAACAAGTGCCGATACAACTGTTTGTGGAGGAATTGTTTTTCAAGCGGGTTCTGATAAGGATGTAGTTATCTGGAATGACCAAATTACAGATAGTTTATTTGAGGTAAATACCTCTCAATTAGTTACTGTATTAGCCGAAAATGTATACGGGTGCATTTCCCGGGATACTATAGATGTTACAGTGAATCCTGTTCCGGTGGTAGATTTGGGTGCTGATATTGAAATTTGCGGAGGCCCTGTATTTGTAGATGCCGCAAATGAAGGTGCTGACTTTATGTGGTCTGATGGCAGCAACTCACAAATACTGGAAGCTACCGAATCAAATGTTTATACTGTCGTTGTGACTAATGAATTTAATTGCTCTGCTACAGATTCTATAAATCTATTGATAAAAGAAAAACCGGAGTTAACCGTTAACCAACCGGAAGAAAGCTTTTGTGATGATGATCCTGTTTTTAATCTGAATCAATTGGTTACACCTATAGGTGGGATTTACCAAGGCTTTGGGGTTACGAGCAATAACTTTAATCCTTCTTTTACCGGTCCTGGTGAGTATCAGGTAATTTATACTGTTCAATCATTAACCAATGATTGCTTTTCAAGAGATACTATTCGTATAGTAGTGGATAACTGCACTTTTATTGGTGAAGCTGATTTTTCTGAGAGTGAACTAAAAATCTATCCGAATCCGGCTTCTGATTATTTTATTATAGAGGAAAACTCAGGAGAAAGTATCAAAAATATTTATATTTCGGATATTAAAGGCCGTGTTATCGAAAGCTTTGCATTAAATAATTACTTTACTGAACATACAATTCAGGTGAACCATTTAGCACCGGGTGAATACTTTGTTATTACTGAAAGTTCAGGAAAGCTTCAGGTATCAAAACTAATTATCAGGCGCTAA
- a CDS encoding T9SS C-terminal target domain-containing protein, which translates to MQNYLVSLFLSYFLLIPFCNGQPGFDLQPTNFYIEDFDTEHVVYQVSFFTNLTQDSVEIAWKRDLKKNFPEEWGFTMEVGDVFFEDSVPESSIYVLHREQDLDYIPVFIAQVYPNHKAGLANFSFKLWDVNAPADTFNVTYTVNIKKSSTNVQESKVKAACNFHPNPLVEDNLRIFNSSINSDFNSENEVKIFDVRGSLVYWEKNKQILNLADLANGTYFLFLKTNEGECIEKIHVLR; encoded by the coding sequence ATGCAAAACTATCTTGTCTCTCTTTTTTTGAGCTATTTTCTTCTTATTCCTTTTTGCAATGGACAGCCGGGATTTGATTTACAACCAACTAATTTTTATATAGAGGATTTTGATACAGAACATGTCGTATATCAGGTGAGTTTTTTTACAAACCTAACTCAGGATAGCGTGGAGATAGCCTGGAAACGTGATTTGAAGAAAAATTTCCCGGAAGAATGGGGATTCACCATGGAAGTAGGAGATGTCTTTTTTGAAGATAGTGTTCCTGAAAGTAGCATTTATGTTTTGCACAGAGAGCAGGATTTAGATTATATACCTGTTTTTATTGCTCAGGTATATCCAAATCATAAAGCCGGATTGGCTAATTTTAGTTTTAAGTTGTGGGATGTAAATGCCCCGGCAGACACCTTTAATGTTACTTATACGGTTAATATCAAAAAATCTTCTACGAATGTTCAAGAGTCTAAGGTTAAAGCTGCTTGTAATTTCCACCCTAACCCTTTGGTTGAAGATAATTTGAGGATCTTTAATTCTTCGATTAATTCTGATTTTAATTCAGAAAACGAAGTGAAAATTTTTGATGTGAGAGGTAGTTTAGTTTATTGGGAAAAAAATAAACAGATATTAAATCTCGCGGATTTAGCAAACGGCACCTATTTTTTATTTTTAAAGACTAATGAAGGTGAGTGTATTGAAAAAATACATGTTTTGCGTTAA